From a single Stigmatopora nigra isolate UIUO_SnigA chromosome 21, RoL_Snig_1.1, whole genome shotgun sequence genomic region:
- the tspan13b gene encoding tetraspanin-13b, whose protein sequence is MGCVGFTCSKHSLCALNILYVMVSLLMIGIAAWGKWFGLVSSFQVVGGVIGVGVFLFFVALAGLIGAMKHHQVLLFFYMIILFMVFIVQFSVSSACLAINKEQQDHLLEVGWNNSQSTQRDVEKSLNCCGFRQVDLNATCDATCFPNHSCLPCADKIQEHADEVLRFVGGTGLFFSFTEILGVWLTYHYRNQKDPRANPSAFL, encoded by the exons atgggttgcgTTGGATTCACCTGCTCCAAACACTCCTTGTGCGCGCTCAACATCCTCTATGTT ATGGTGAGCCTGCTGATGATCGGTATCGCAGCTTGGGGGAAGTGGTTTGGTCTTGTCTCCAGTTTCCAGGTGGTGGGTGGCGTCATCGGAGTTGGcgttttcctgttttttgttgctttggCTGGCCTGATCGGTGCTATGAAGCACCACCAGGTCCTACTCTTTTTT TACATGATCATTCTCTTCATGGTGTTCATTGTCCAGTTTTCTGTTTCCAGTGCCTGTCTGGCCATTAACAAAGAGCAACAG GATCATTTGCTTGAGGTCGGCTGGAATAACTCGCAAAGTACCCAGAGGGATGTGGAGAAAAGCCTCAACTGCTGTGGCTTCAGACAGGTTGACCTCAACGCCACCTGTGATGCT ACCTGCTTTCCCAATCACTCCTGTTTGCCTTGTGCTGATAAAATCCAGGAACATGCAGATGAAGTACTGCGTTTTGTAGGAGGGACTGGACTCTTTTTCAGTTTCACTGAG ATTCTGGGTGTGTGGCTTACATATCACTACAGGAACCAGAAAGACCCCAGGGCGAACCCCAGTGCATTCCTGTGA
- the LOC144215023 gene encoding ankyrin repeat and MYND domain-containing protein 2-like produces MAVPIKGDLTSSERKLLELVEIGDVQEATQLLTCEDVRVNCLDECGMTPLMHAAYKGKADMCRLLLQHGANVNCNQHEYGYTALMFAGLSGKTDITSMMLDAGAETDLVNSVGRTAAQMAAFVGQHDCVTVINNFFARASLEYYTRPQGLETEPKLPLCLVGPLHKIIMTTNLNPVKIVMLVRENPVLVDVEALKKCYQVMDLLCEQCVKQQDMNEVLAMKMHYISCILQKCVIFLQKQDDKLDALVKSLLRGRDSDGFPQYQEKFIRECIRKFPYCETTLLQQLVRSIAPVEIGNNPTAYSVLTQALTGQMAFVDDDYCATCGERGADKRCSLCKSVTYCSLTCQKVHWFTHKKMCRVMQEQNADLEMDAPKLKKLKDDESDLEMETANFLQELCLRAEETVAAAGGCPAELLGCPSASSQESSNIQE; encoded by the exons ATGGCTGTGCCAATCAAAGGAGATCTTACATCATCCGAAAGGAAACTTTTGGAATTAGTTGAGATAG gtgatgtgcaagaggcaaccCAGCTGCTTACATGTGAAGATGTACGAGTCAACTGTTTGGATGAG TGTGGGATGACTCCACTGATGCATGCGGCTTACAAGGGCAAAGCCGATATGTGCCGCTTGTTGCTACAGCATGGGGCTAATGTCAACTGCAACCAGCATGAGTATGGCTACACGGCTCTCATGTTTGCGGGCTTGTCAg GAAAGACAGACATCACGTCAATGATGCTGGACGCTGGGGCCGAAACAGATCTAGTGAATTCTGTGGGTCGCACCGCTGCTCAAATGGCAGCTTTCGTTG GCCAGCATGACTGTGTGACAGTAATCAACAACTTTTTTGCACGGGCAAGCTTGGAGTACTACACGAGACCTCAGGGGCTGGAGACAGAGCCCAAGCTTCCTCTATGCTTAGTAGGACCCCTACACAAGATTATCATGACAACCAATCTCAACCCAGTCAAG ATTGTTATGTTGGTGAGAGAGAACCCTGTTTTAGTGGATGTGGAAGCCCTGAAGAAGTGTTACCAGGTGATGGACCTGCTGTGTGAACAGTGCGTGAAGCAGCAAGACATGAATGAGGTTCTGGCCATGAAGATGCATTACATCAGCTGCATCCTGCAGAAATGTGTGATCTTCCTACAGAAACAAGATGACAAGTTGGATGCTTTAGTGAAGAG TCTTCTAAGGGGGAGAGACAGTGATGGCTTCCCACAGTACCAAGAGAAATTCATCCGAGAGTGCATCAGAAAGTTCCCGTATTGCGAGACTACACTGCTTCAGCAGCTGGTGAGGAGCATTGCGCCGGTAGAGATA GGCAACAACCCAACTGCCTACTCAGTTTTAACACAGGCTCTCACGGGTCAGATGGCTTTTGTGGATGATGACTATTGTGCCACGTGTGGAGAGCGGGGAGCTGACAAACGGTGCTCCCTCTGCAAATCT GTCACTTATTGCAGTTTGACATGCCAAAAGGTCCATTGGTTCACCCACAAAAAGATGTGCAGGGTCATGCAGGAGCAGAATGCCGACCTGGAAATGGATGCCCCAAAGCTGAAAAAGCTGAAAG ATGATGAGAGTGACTTGGAAATGGAGACAGCCAACTTCCTTCAGGAGTTGTGCCTGCGGGCTGAAGAGACTGTGGCTGCTGCTGGCGGGTGCCCTGCCGAGCTGCTTGGGTGCCCTTCTGCTTCATCACAAGAATCCTCTAATATCCAAGAATGA